Below is a window of Lacrimispora xylanolytica DNA.
ATGTGATTATTGGAGAGAATAAAGGAATCTCAGGAAATACAAACGCAGCCATTGAGATGGCTACGGGAGATTTTATTGTACTAGCCGATCACGACGATACCATGGCTCCTGATGCCTTGTTTGAATGTGTAAAAGCGATCAATTCCGATCCTGAGATCGATGTGGTCTATACGGATGAAGACAAGCTGGATATTGATGGAGGAGAATTATTTGAGCCTCACTTCAAGCCTGACTTTAATCCAGACCTTTTGACCAGCGTCAATTATATCTGCCATTTATTCGTAGTAAACCATGAGCTTCTATTAGAAGTAGGTGGTTTCCGGGAAGAATACGATGGTGCCCAGGACTACGACTTTATCCTTCGCTGTACGGAAAAAGCAAGAAAAATCTATCACGTACCAAAGGCTCTTTATCACTGGCGATGTCATCAAAATTCCACCGCCAGCAACCCGGAGAGTAAGCTTTACGCCTTTGAAGCGGGAGCAAGAGCAGTGAAAGCTCATTATGACCGGATTGGTGTGAAGGCAGTTTCCGTAGAAAAAGGCATTGATTACGGTATTTATCATTCCACCTTTGAAATTACGGGAGACCCGCTTGTTTCTGTTATTATCCCCAACAAGGATCATTCTCAGGATCTGGATCTTTGCATGCGCTCTATTATTGAGAAATCAACGTATAAGAACCTTGAATTTATTGTAGTGGAGAATAACAGCACAGATTCTGCTACCTTCGATTACTATGAGAAGATCCAAAAAGAATTTGATTTTGTCCATGTGGTAAAATGGGAACGGGAGTTTAATTATTCTGCTATCAATAACTATGGTGTCACCTTTGCCAAAGGAGAATATCTTCTGTTTTTAAATAACGATACCGAGATCATTAATCCGGACAGCATTACAGAAATGCTTGGATTCTGTCAGAGAGATGATGTCGGAATCGTAGGAGTCAGACTCCTTTATTCCGATGATACCATTCAGCACGCTGGAGTTGTGGTTGGCTTTGGAGGAATTGCCGGTCATACCTTTATCGGTCTTCATAAGTCAGAAAGCAGTTATTTTAACCAGACCATGTGCGCCAGAAATTACAGTGCGGTAACAGCAGCCTGCATGATGAGCAAGCGGTCCCTGTTTGATCAGGCAGGAGGTTTTACAGAGGACCTGGCCGTTGCCTTTAATGATATTGATTACTGCATGAAGATCCGCGCCCTTAATAAACTGGTGGTTTATGCCCCATACGCCCTCTTTTACCATTACGAATCCAAATCCAGAGGACTTGAGGACACACCGGAAAAGGTAGCCCGTTTTAACCAGGAAATCAAGAAATTTTCTGATAAATGGCCGGATATTTTAAGAGACGGAGATCCTTACTACAATCCGAATCTGACCCTGCGCAAATCTAATTTTGCCCTTCGTGACCTACGGAAGGAAAAAATCGGAGAGCCCTATCAACTTGAGGTATGAGATGCTAAAAAAAGTAACCATCATTATTCCTAATTATAATGGTCTTAAATTCATGGAACCATGTATGAAAGCACTGGAAACTCAAAGTGATAAAAACTTTGAGCTTCTTGTGGTAGATAATGGTTCCACAGACGGCAGTGTGGAGTGGCTGAAGGAACATGGGATTCCATCTATATTCTTAGAGGAAAATACCGGGTTTTCCGGAGCTGTGAATGTAGGGATCCGTGAGGCAAAGACTCCGTACGTGATTCTTCTTAACAACGATACAGAGCCGGAACCGGATTATGTAAGGGAGCTGGTACGCACCATGGACAGCTCCAAAAAGATATTTTCCGCAAGCAGCAAGATGATCCAGCTTTATCATAAGGATCTGATGGATGACGCCGGAGACATGTACAGTGTCCTTGGCTGGGCTTATCAAAGAGGAGTGGGACAAAGCATTAAGGGATATAAAAAGCCCCGGAATGTATTTGCCGCCTGCGCCGGAGCTGCCATCTACCGAAGAGAGGTATTTGACGAAATCGGTGGTTTTGACGAAGCCCATTTTGCTTATCTGGAAGACATTGACGTGGGATACCGGGCGAAGATATACGGCTATGACAATGTTTACTGCCCCAGTGCAGTGGTCTATCACGTAGGCAGCGGCACCAGCGGTTCTAAGTATAATTCCTTTAAGGTCAAACTGGCTGCCAGAAATAATATTTATTTAAATTATAAGAACATGCCGTTTTTACAGCTTCTTATTAATCTCTTTCCTATTATGATAGGAATATGTGTGAAATACATGTTTTTCAAGAAAATTGGATTTGAATCCGACTATGTGGAAGGCTTAAAGGAAGGTCTTAAGACTGCCCGTACCACGAAAAAAGTAGGGTTTCAAATGTCCCGGCTTAAGAACTACGTGAAAATAGAAGGTGAGCTGATTTTTGGCACTTTCCTGTATGTTTGGGAATTTTTAAGAAGAAAACTAAAAATTGACAGGTCTTATTAAGAAATTTTTTATAGCACTATAAGAACATATCATGTATAATAAACGGGAAATTATCATGGAGAAGTATGGTGCAATGCACGATTGGAAGGTTTGCTGCTATGATAAAGGATAATCAGAAAAAATTTAATGGATTTCATGTAGTACTGGATGGGTTGGTCATCATCCTTTCCTATGTAATTGCCTGGCTCTTTCTTTTGCTCGGCAACCGGTTGTTCAGCCCGGATAAGCAGGTGTTGGCACCACAGTACTATTTTGCAGCAATTATAGTAATATTGCCCACCTATCTTTTGCTATACGGAGTCTTTCAGCTTTATGCTCCTAAAAGAGTACAGGAGAGCCGGTACGAATTTGCCAATATATTAAAGGCCAATGTACTGGGAGTGCTCATCTTTATATTAATCCTGTTTCTGATTAAGAAGAACCCATTTTTCCGTGAGTTTTCCACCAGGATGGTATTTTATTTCTTTGCCATCAACATTATACTGGAGACCATCGAGCGGAATTTGATTCGAAGCATACTGCGTTCCATGCGCTCCAAGGGCTATAACCAGAAACACATTCTTTTAATCGGCTACAGCCGGGCGGCAGAAGGCTTTATTGACCGGGTGCGTTTAAATCCGGAATGGGGATATCAGATCAAGGGTATTCTGGACAATAAAAAAGAATGGGGAACTGGATATAAAGGCATCAATGTGATAGGAAAGATTAAGGATTTAGATGAGATTCTGGCCTTAAACTCTCTTGATGAAATTGCCATTACTTTAAGCATCAGCGAATATGCCAACTTAGAAAAAATAGTGGCTTCCTGTGAAAAGTCAGGAGTCCATACAAAATTTATCCCCGATTATAACAACATGATCCCCACAAGACCTTTTATTGAGGACTTACAGGGACTTCCAGTGGTCAATATCCGAAGGGTTCCTCTTACGGATACGGTGAATGCACTGGCAAAACGAGCCGTGGATATTGTAGGTGCAGCGGTTGCACTGATCCTGTTTTCCCCTGTTATGCTTCTGACTGTGATTCTGATTAAGCTGACAGCTCCAGGTCCGCTCATTTATAAACAGGAGCGGGTGGGATTACACAACCGGCCATTTCATATGTATAAGTTCCGTTCTATGGTGGTCCAGGCCCCTTCTGAGGAAAAAGCCAAATGGACAACCCCTCATGATTCCAGGGTGACCCCTGTGGGCCGGTTCATAAGAAAGACAAGCATAGATGAGATGCCCCAGTTCATCAACGTTCTTCGGGGCGATATGAGTTTAGTCGGCCCAAGGCCGGAACGGCCTTTGTTTGTTGAAAAATTTAAAGAAGAGATTCCAAGATATATGATCAAGCATCAGGTACGCCCGGGAATTACCGGCTGGGCGCAGGTCAATGGATTAAGGGGAGATACTTCCATTACCAAGAGAATTGAGCATGATTTATACTATATCGAAAACTGGACCCTTGGATTTGATTTTAAAATCCTGTTTTTGACTATGTTCAAAGGGTTTATTAATAAAAATGCGTACTGATATAGGATACGACACGATTAGGATGAGGTTAATTAGATGAAAAATGAATTTGATGATGAGTTAAACCGTGAGAATAAGAAAAGGGCAAGACGCGGTTACGATTCAAAGCCAGATCCGTCCGATAGAGATTACTACCTGGATGACGATTACGAAGATTTTGAAGACCGCCAAAGCCGCGGTGCCTATCATACGAATAACAGGGAAAACGGAGGCAGCCAGCCAACTCGCCGGGCACGGTCATCATCAGAGACAGGTTCCACAGGCCAGAACCCATCCCGTCAGAGACAATCCACAGGAGGTACTCAGGGAACCAGCCAGTCACCGTCCCGTGGACAGATTGTCATCGGAGACGGCGGCACCAGACAGCAGTCCAGAGTGCCAAGACAGGAAAAACCGGCCGCTTCCAGCCGTGCAGCAGGAGCCATCGGGAAAAAACGAAAGATCAGACGATTCATCATCATGGCGATTGCAGAGATCTTTACTCTGGCCCTTATTTTTTCCTATGCTTACGTGGCAAGAATCATGGGTTCCATTCAGCGTCCTGATAACTTTGATAAGGACCAGGTCCGGAATGAAGAGATGTCCCAAGAGCAGAAAAAGCACATGACCGGGTACCGTACCATCGCGGTTTTCGGTGTGGACAGCCGTGATGGTAACGTTAATAAGGGAACCAATGCCGACGTTATTATGATATGCAACATTAACCGTGACACAGGAGAGATACGACTGGTTTCGGTATTTAGAGATACATATCTGAATATAAACGAAGGCAGTACCTATAATAAGATTAATGCCGCTTATGCCAACGGAGGCGCTTCCCAGGCTTTGGCAGCCTTAAATAAAAACCTGGATCTGGATATACAGGAGTATGTAACCTTTAACTGGAAATCAGTTGCCGACGGCATCAATATGCTGGGAGGCGTTGATATCGATATTACAAAGGCAGAATTCAAATATATCAACTCCTTTATTACAGAGACCGTTCAAAAAACGGGAATTCCTTCTGTTCATTTAAAATCAGCAGGTTTAAACCATTTAGATGGTGTTCAGGCCGTTGCTTATGCCAGACTTAGAAAGATGGATACAGATTTTGCCAGAACAGAACGCCAGCGTCTGGTCATTCAAAAATCATTTGAAAAAGCAAAAAAAGCAGATTTAGGCCTGTTGAACCGGATTCTTTTAATGGAAGTAGAGCAGGTAGGAACAAACTTAACCTTCAGTGATTTTACTGAGCTCTTATTAGACATTGGAAAATATCACATCGGTGAGACCGGCGGTTTCCCATTCAGCCGCGGCGATATGAAGATGGGCAAAAAAGGTGATTGCGTCATTCCACAGACCCTGGTTACCAATGTATCAGACCTTCATAAGTTTCTTTTTGAAAAGGAAAGCTATGAGCCGTCTGAGATGGTGAAGAAGATCAGTGCCAAGATTGCTGCCGATTCCGGTATGTATAAGGACGGTAAGTATAGCGATGATTCTACGAAGCCAACCAAAGATAAGCCGAAAAAAGAAGACAATGAAACAAAAGAGGTAAGAACAACGGAAGAGGTGGAAACCTCATTCCATGAAAGCTCTGCCTATGAAACAGATGCGAATGGTAAGCCGATCAAAGGCCCTGGAACAGGTACCAGCAGCGGAGAGACAAAAGAGACAAAGCCAGGAGAGACAAAGACTCAGGAATCCTCAAGCGGTTCTACCAGACCAGGGGAGACAAAACCAACCCAGTCAAGTGGAACCACAGAGACCACGACTGCCTCTCACGGACCTGGTGGAAAAGAGACAACTGCGGCTACCCAGCCAACGACTCCCGAAACGACCAAATCAAATACAACCGGTCCTTTAGATGGAAGCCAGACCCAGCCGGGTAATGTTATCCCAGGCGGAGCAAATACAGAAGCTCCGGTAGTACCAGCACCACCAGCTGCATAAAGAAACAGATAAATCTATCTCATTTCACATATTAACTATATTTTTATCACAAATTGGTCACAATTCATTGATAGACTGTGATTATGAAAGCGATAACAAGTATAGGTGAAAGGAGATAGATTTTATGTTTGATGAAAATAAAGACACAGGTAATTTAAATCCTGAAGAAAATAAAAATGTAGAACCAATGACAACGAACTTTATTATGAGGGACCCGGAACCAGAGGAACCAAAGACCAGCCAGAGTATCCCACACTACCAGGAATACCAGCCTCAGAGAATTGTGGATCAGATGTCGTTTGAAAAAGAGCCTAAGCCTCGTAAAAAACGTGGCGGGGTAAAAAAAGCAGCAGCTCTGGTGGGTAGCGCTCTCGTCTTTGGCGTCATTGCAGGAAGCACCATGGTAGGAATTAACTGGGCCGCCGGAGCTTATGGCAATAATAATTCTGTTGAGATCAACAAGGCTGAAACTGTTTCATCCTCAACGACTGTACCGGCTGCTAATGCTTCAAGTTTAACCGTTCCCAATGATGTATCGGGGATTGTAGATAAAGCAATGCCATCTGTGGTAGCCATAACCAGTAAAGTAGTCTATGAAAGCCAGACCTGGTTTGGACCCATGCAGAGAGAAGGCGAAGGAAGCGGCTCCGGTATTATTGTAGGAAAGAACAATGATGAACTGTTGATTGTGACCAACAACCATGTGGTACAGGGAGCGGAAGCTTTAAAGGTAAACTTCATTGACCAGCAGGCCGTGGATGCAGCCATCAAAGGCACCGATGCCGAATCAGACTTAGCAGTGATTGCAGTTCCGCTTAAGAATATTTCCTCAGAAACCTTATCAAAAATAGCCATTGCCTCTCTTGGTAACTCTGATACCTTAAAGGTAGGTCAGGGGGTAGTAGCCATCGGTAATGCACTTGGATATGGCCAGTCTGTTACCGTAGGTTATATCAGCGCACTTGACCGAGCCGTACAGACAGAAGACGGAACAAACCGGAATCTTCTTCAGACCGATGCAGCCATCAACCCAGGTAACAGCGGTGGTGCTCTTTTAAATATGCAGGGTGAGGTCATTGGAATTAACTCAGCAAAATATTCTTCTACCGAAGTAGAAGGAATGGGATATGCAATCCCGATTTCAAAGGCACAGGAGATTTTTGACAACCTGATGACAAAGACCACAAGAACTCAGGTCTCTGATGCAGAGCAGGGATATTTAGGAATCCAGTGCAAGAATATTGATGCAACGACCAGCCAGCAGCTTGGTATGCCTCAGGGCGTATTCATCTATAAGATTGTAGAAGGCGGCGCTGCCAGCAAGTCTGACTTAAAGGAAAAGGACATTATCACCAAGTTTGACGGACAGTCCATTAAAACCTACGATGACCTTACCAGTATGTTAAAATATTATAAGGGCGGAAGCACGATTTCAGTCACAGTCCAGTCCCTTGAAAATGGTAAGTACGTAGAACGCAATGTTGACATCACTCTTGGAAAGAGACCGGCAGAAACTCAGCCACAAAGCTAAAAGTTACAGAGGCTTAACCCGATATAAAACCAATAAGAAGATGCGTTTTGAATCAGCCCGCGGGCTGGGGCAAAGCGCATTTTCTCATTCATTAAAAAAATCTAAATTCCCCGTCCGCACTTGTAGGAGAGTTTTAAATGCATTATAATATCCCTGTGGGAAGTATATAATTACAGATAGAAGGAGAACATAGATTGAACGATAAAGAGATACTGGAGGAGAAGATGGAAGACAATAATGTCCATGGCTCTGATGGAGAAGATACAAAGAAGGAACAGGAAGAGTATGAAAAATTCTGTTACGTCTGCCGTAGATCGGAACAAGTAACAGGACCCATGATCTCCATGCCGGGTTCTATGAATTTATGCCATGATTGTATGCAAAAGGCATTTGATTCCGTGACCCAGGGCGGATTTGATCTAAGTAAGATTCCCAACATGCCATATATGAATCTGAATTTAAATGATCTTGGAAAGCTGAACAGCCAGGATTTTGATATACCTAAGAAACAAAAGATTAAAAAACGTTCCGATAAGGAGGCAAAGCCTGAAATCAGTCTAAAGGATATCCCGGCTCCCCATGTAATTCGTCAAAAGCTTGACGAATACGTCATTGGGCAGGAGCAGGCAAAGAAGGTTATTTCAGTGGCTGTATACAATCATTATAAAAGAGTTTACTTAACAGAAAAGGGATTGACAGATGAAGAAGGAAATGTTCAGATTGAAAAATCCAACATTTTAATGATCGGTCCTACCGGAAGCGGAAAGACCTATCTGGTGAAGACTCTTGCAAAGCTGTTAGACGTTCCTCTGGCCATAGCCGATGCCACCTCGTTAACAGAAGCCGGTTACATAGGCGATGATATAGAGAGTGTGGTATCAAAGCTTCTCTCTGCCGCAGGCAACGATGTGGACAAGGCTGAACGGGGAATCATATTCATTGATGAAATCGACAAGATCGCCAAGAAAAAAAGTACCAGCAGCCGTGATGTCAGCGGGGAATCCGTGCAGCAGGAGCTGTTAAAGCTTTTAGAAGGAAGCACCGTAGAGGTTCCGGTAGGCTCTAATCAAAAGAATGCTCTTACCCCCATGACCTCTGTCCGTACCGACAACATACTTTTTATCTGCGGAGGTGCCTTCCCGGACCTTGAGGATATCATTAAGGAACGGCTAAAAGAAAAATCCTCCATGGGATTTTCTGCAGAATTAAAGGACCGTTATGAAAAAGATTCCAATATACTTTTCCAGGTGACCAACGAAGATTTAAGAAAGTTCGGTATGATACCAGAGTTCTTAGGCCGTCTGCCTATATCCGTGACTCTGGAATCCTTAAATAAAGACCTTTTAATCCGCGTATTAAAAGAACCAAAGAATGCTATCTTAAAGCAATATAAAAAGCTTTTAGAGCTTGACGAGGTGCAGCTTGTTTTTGAGGAAGAGGCACTGGAGTGGATTGCAGAAGAGGCAATGAAGAAAAAGACCGGTGCAAGAGCCCTGCGCGCCATTATAGAAAACTTCATGCTGGATATCATGTATGAGATTCCAAAGGACCCAAGTATCGGTTCCGTTGTCATAACAAGAGCCTACCTGGATAAAAAGGGAGGACCGTTCATACAGATGAGAAGCTGACAAAACGGAAAGAACGAAATTCTTAGGATAAAATGTCCTGCAAGTTGGAGATAATAAAGGCGGAAGGAGTGTATGATATGATATTTGTTGGTCTTATCGCATTATTAGCAGCCGTGGACCTTTTTATAAAAAGTGCCATCGAAGAACAGGAGGAATCCCAGTTTCCCAAGGAATTAAAGGGAAGCAATGGAAAAGTCCTTCTATATAAGAATCACAATGCCGGATTTTCCTTCGGCTATTTAAAGAACCGCCCGGAGGTCGTTCAGATGATACCTCTGGCTGTGGCCTCTTTTGTGGGAGGAATGCTTGGCGGGCTTTTAAAAACAAGAGGAAAAATCGCAGATAAGCTTGCTCTTTCCCTCGTACTTGGAGGCGCGATCAGCAATTTATACGATAGATTGGTACGCCGTTACGTGGTTGATTATTTCAGCCTTCAGTTCGGAAAGCTGAAAAAGGTGGTTTTTAATCTTGGAGATATCTTTATTTTCCTGGGAGCAGCCATTTTCTTAATCGTGGAACTGATTCGTACCTTCCGAGATCGCTAAAAATAAAAAAATGCGTCCTGACCCTGCTTATATCATTGGTGACTCCACTGATGTGGTTCTCACCATTTGATATAAATAGGTTCAGGACGTATTTTTTAGCTTAACATCCCACCTGCTGTTCCGCTTGCAGCGCAGATGGCCATGGTAGTCAGAATCTGGTTCATGGAACCGTTAATTCCTTTGCTCATAAGAAATGAGACCGCAAGCAGGACCACAAAATAAAGCAGCCCCAGCAAAAGTCCCCAGAAGAACCTTCTCTGTCTTATGCTTTTCCCCATGAGAATTCCGCCAAAGAGACAGGTAATGATGTAGACCGCATTGACTCCCAGCCGTATCTGGCCTTCCTTTAATTGAAATTTATAAAGTGCCAAGGCCAGGACAACAAGCAGGATACCGGTCAGTATGTAGGAGATGAGCAGATTTCTAAGTGTGACCTGAAGCTTTGATTTTTCCATTTGATTACTCCTCACATCTTGTCTTATGGTTCAGTATATTCCCTCCCTGTAGAGGATATTCTAAGAGTTTGGCCTATTTCAGTCAATCTTCCCCTGTTTACCAGGGCCGATTCATCTTGCGCTGTCAAAAAACATGTGGTATAATCGCAAGGAATTATGTAAATACAGGAGGTGTAAGTTTATGAAGCACGTTAAAACATTAAGTTCCAGTACATTAAAAGAATCTATGAAAAAAGGCGGCTGCGGCGAGTGCCAGACTTCCTGTCAGTCTGCCTGCAAGACATCCTGTACAGTAGGAAATCAGAGCTGTGAGAACACCAACCGCTAATTAAAACTGTATAGAACAGCCATAAGGCAGAGAAGCAGATGCCCCTACGGTCTTAAGACAG
It encodes the following:
- the scfA gene encoding six-cysteine ranthipeptide SCIFF; translation: MKHVKTLSSSTLKESMKKGGCGECQTSCQSACKTSCTVGNQSCENTNR
- a CDS encoding LCP family protein, with amino-acid sequence MKNEFDDELNRENKKRARRGYDSKPDPSDRDYYLDDDYEDFEDRQSRGAYHTNNRENGGSQPTRRARSSSETGSTGQNPSRQRQSTGGTQGTSQSPSRGQIVIGDGGTRQQSRVPRQEKPAASSRAAGAIGKKRKIRRFIIMAIAEIFTLALIFSYAYVARIMGSIQRPDNFDKDQVRNEEMSQEQKKHMTGYRTIAVFGVDSRDGNVNKGTNADVIMICNINRDTGEIRLVSVFRDTYLNINEGSTYNKINAAYANGGASQALAALNKNLDLDIQEYVTFNWKSVADGINMLGGVDIDITKAEFKYINSFITETVQKTGIPSVHLKSAGLNHLDGVQAVAYARLRKMDTDFARTERQRLVIQKSFEKAKKADLGLLNRILLMEVEQVGTNLTFSDFTELLLDIGKYHIGETGGFPFSRGDMKMGKKGDCVIPQTLVTNVSDLHKFLFEKESYEPSEMVKKISAKIAADSGMYKDGKYSDDSTKPTKDKPKKEDNETKEVRTTEEVETSFHESSAYETDANGKPIKGPGTGTSSGETKETKPGETKTQESSSGSTRPGETKPTQSSGTTETTTASHGPGGKETTAATQPTTPETTKSNTTGPLDGSQTQPGNVIPGGANTEAPVVPAPPAA
- a CDS encoding signal peptidase II; the encoded protein is MIFVGLIALLAAVDLFIKSAIEEQEESQFPKELKGSNGKVLLYKNHNAGFSFGYLKNRPEVVQMIPLAVASFVGGMLGGLLKTRGKIADKLALSLVLGGAISNLYDRLVRRYVVDYFSLQFGKLKKVVFNLGDIFIFLGAAIFLIVELIRTFRDR
- a CDS encoding glycosyltransferase family 2 protein produces the protein MLKKVTIIIPNYNGLKFMEPCMKALETQSDKNFELLVVDNGSTDGSVEWLKEHGIPSIFLEENTGFSGAVNVGIREAKTPYVILLNNDTEPEPDYVRELVRTMDSSKKIFSASSKMIQLYHKDLMDDAGDMYSVLGWAYQRGVGQSIKGYKKPRNVFAACAGAAIYRREVFDEIGGFDEAHFAYLEDIDVGYRAKIYGYDNVYCPSAVVYHVGSGTSGSKYNSFKVKLAARNNIYLNYKNMPFLQLLINLFPIMIGICVKYMFFKKIGFESDYVEGLKEGLKTARTTKKVGFQMSRLKNYVKIEGELIFGTFLYVWEFLRRKLKIDRSY
- a CDS encoding S1C family serine protease yields the protein MFDENKDTGNLNPEENKNVEPMTTNFIMRDPEPEEPKTSQSIPHYQEYQPQRIVDQMSFEKEPKPRKKRGGVKKAAALVGSALVFGVIAGSTMVGINWAAGAYGNNNSVEINKAETVSSSTTVPAANASSLTVPNDVSGIVDKAMPSVVAITSKVVYESQTWFGPMQREGEGSGSGIIVGKNNDELLIVTNNHVVQGAEALKVNFIDQQAVDAAIKGTDAESDLAVIAVPLKNISSETLSKIAIASLGNSDTLKVGQGVVAIGNALGYGQSVTVGYISALDRAVQTEDGTNRNLLQTDAAINPGNSGGALLNMQGEVIGINSAKYSSTEVEGMGYAIPISKAQEIFDNLMTKTTRTQVSDAEQGYLGIQCKNIDATTSQQLGMPQGVFIYKIVEGGAASKSDLKEKDIITKFDGQSIKTYDDLTSMLKYYKGGSTISVTVQSLENGKYVERNVDITLGKRPAETQPQS
- a CDS encoding glycosyltransferase family 2 protein, coding for MKYKIDVARIRENSIVLNGWVIGKNPGSKVEVKVFDGQDQELEFKYVPVRRDDVSQIYFKNVVSEDLGFDIRIPYVREDNEDRILQIACDGKIVRVKLNTQIIEKQNSSAHKKTMKLKSMMNVQTFQSAADFLKENGLKAFLIKSRHKLQGIDSDYDYPEWYELTKPTEEELDSQRKFIFDYTPKMSVVIPAYKTPERFLAAMLDSLLAQTYDNWEVCVADGSPRGESAERVLKRYAMKDERIRYVIIGENKGISGNTNAAIEMATGDFIVLADHDDTMAPDALFECVKAINSDPEIDVVYTDEDKLDIDGGELFEPHFKPDFNPDLLTSVNYICHLFVVNHELLLEVGGFREEYDGAQDYDFILRCTEKARKIYHVPKALYHWRCHQNSTASNPESKLYAFEAGARAVKAHYDRIGVKAVSVEKGIDYGIYHSTFEITGDPLVSVIIPNKDHSQDLDLCMRSIIEKSTYKNLEFIVVENNSTDSATFDYYEKIQKEFDFVHVVKWEREFNYSAINNYGVTFAKGEYLLFLNNDTEIINPDSITEMLGFCQRDDVGIVGVRLLYSDDTIQHAGVVVGFGGIAGHTFIGLHKSESSYFNQTMCARNYSAVTAACMMSKRSLFDQAGGFTEDLAVAFNDIDYCMKIRALNKLVVYAPYALFYHYESKSRGLEDTPEKVARFNQEIKKFSDKWPDILRDGDPYYNPNLTLRKSNFALRDLRKEKIGEPYQLEV
- the clpX gene encoding ATP-dependent Clp protease ATP-binding subunit ClpX, which translates into the protein MEEKMEDNNVHGSDGEDTKKEQEEYEKFCYVCRRSEQVTGPMISMPGSMNLCHDCMQKAFDSVTQGGFDLSKIPNMPYMNLNLNDLGKLNSQDFDIPKKQKIKKRSDKEAKPEISLKDIPAPHVIRQKLDEYVIGQEQAKKVISVAVYNHYKRVYLTEKGLTDEEGNVQIEKSNILMIGPTGSGKTYLVKTLAKLLDVPLAIADATSLTEAGYIGDDIESVVSKLLSAAGNDVDKAERGIIFIDEIDKIAKKKSTSSRDVSGESVQQELLKLLEGSTVEVPVGSNQKNALTPMTSVRTDNILFICGGAFPDLEDIIKERLKEKSSMGFSAELKDRYEKDSNILFQVTNEDLRKFGMIPEFLGRLPISVTLESLNKDLLIRVLKEPKNAILKQYKKLLELDEVQLVFEEEALEWIAEEAMKKKTGARALRAIIENFMLDIMYEIPKDPSIGSVVITRAYLDKKGGPFIQMRS
- a CDS encoding undecaprenyl-phosphate glucose phosphotransferase; this translates as MIKDNQKKFNGFHVVLDGLVIILSYVIAWLFLLLGNRLFSPDKQVLAPQYYFAAIIVILPTYLLLYGVFQLYAPKRVQESRYEFANILKANVLGVLIFILILFLIKKNPFFREFSTRMVFYFFAINIILETIERNLIRSILRSMRSKGYNQKHILLIGYSRAAEGFIDRVRLNPEWGYQIKGILDNKKEWGTGYKGINVIGKIKDLDEILALNSLDEIAITLSISEYANLEKIVASCEKSGVHTKFIPDYNNMIPTRPFIEDLQGLPVVNIRRVPLTDTVNALAKRAVDIVGAAVALILFSPVMLLTVILIKLTAPGPLIYKQERVGLHNRPFHMYKFRSMVVQAPSEEKAKWTTPHDSRVTPVGRFIRKTSIDEMPQFINVLRGDMSLVGPRPERPLFVEKFKEEIPRYMIKHQVRPGITGWAQVNGLRGDTSITKRIEHDLYYIENWTLGFDFKILFLTMFKGFINKNAY
- a CDS encoding TIGR04086 family membrane protein, whose product is MEKSKLQVTLRNLLISYILTGILLVVLALALYKFQLKEGQIRLGVNAVYIITCLFGGILMGKSIRQRRFFWGLLLGLLYFVVLLAVSFLMSKGINGSMNQILTTMAICAASGTAGGMLS